From Limibacter armeniacum, one genomic window encodes:
- a CDS encoding acetylxylan esterase, with the protein MYRLRKYFFLLAIILSFYAAYAQPSKKLIEVIVTPDRNDWQYQLGERADFQVMILKNGQPLKNIEITYEIGHEQMPPVIKSTRNLSREKNLIKGVSMKAPGFVRCHVNVVYEGKTYTGWGTAGFEPERIEATIQLPLDFEQFWEQAKQQLSEVPMDAEMTLMPELCTSKINVYHVSLQNISMPYSWMGKSRFYGMLSVPKKKGSYPAILAVPGAGVRPYGRDDRAAEGVIVFRVGIHGIPVNMEPYVYDALATGALSDYYLSRLDNRDEYYYKRVYLGCVRAVDFICSLEQYDGENLAVTGGSQGGALSIVAAGLDSRIKYLAAFYPALCDLTGYTAGRAGGWPHMFREYDEEKHPEWQNTAMYYDVVNFARTLTVPGWYSWGYNDNVCPPTSMFAAYNLISSQKEFHPFFETGHWTFPEQHQIATNWLFEKLEIGAVK; encoded by the coding sequence ATGTACAGACTAAGAAAGTATTTCTTCTTACTGGCTATTATCTTAAGCTTTTATGCCGCTTATGCACAGCCCTCCAAGAAGCTGATTGAAGTAATCGTCACGCCTGACCGAAATGATTGGCAGTATCAGCTAGGTGAACGGGCTGACTTTCAGGTAATGATCCTGAAAAACGGGCAGCCGCTTAAAAATATTGAGATAACTTATGAGATTGGGCACGAACAGATGCCCCCTGTTATCAAGTCAACCCGAAATTTATCCAGAGAAAAAAATCTTATCAAGGGAGTCAGTATGAAAGCGCCCGGCTTTGTCCGTTGCCATGTCAATGTGGTGTATGAGGGAAAAACTTATACGGGCTGGGGTACGGCAGGATTTGAGCCGGAACGGATTGAGGCTACAATCCAATTGCCTTTAGATTTTGAGCAGTTCTGGGAGCAGGCAAAACAGCAGCTTTCAGAAGTGCCTATGGATGCCGAAATGACCCTGATGCCTGAGCTGTGCACTTCCAAAATCAATGTTTACCATGTCAGCTTGCAGAACATCAGCATGCCTTATTCATGGATGGGGAAAAGCCGTTTTTATGGCATGCTTTCCGTTCCCAAGAAGAAAGGGAGTTATCCGGCTATACTGGCAGTGCCAGGCGCAGGAGTCAGGCCATACGGTCGGGATGACCGCGCAGCTGAAGGCGTAATTGTTTTCAGGGTGGGCATCCATGGTATTCCCGTCAATATGGAACCCTATGTGTATGATGCTTTGGCAACTGGCGCACTGTCTGATTATTACCTGAGCAGGCTGGATAATCGGGACGAATATTATTACAAACGTGTATATCTGGGTTGCGTAAGGGCAGTAGATTTTATTTGCTCCTTGGAGCAGTATGACGGGGAAAATCTGGCAGTAACAGGAGGAAGTCAGGGAGGAGCATTGTCTATTGTTGCGGCAGGATTGGATAGCCGTATCAAGTATTTGGCGGCTTTTTATCCAGCCTTGTGTGACCTTACTGGCTATACGGCAGGAAGGGCAGGTGGATGGCCTCACATGTTCAGGGAATATGATGAAGAAAAACACCCTGAATGGCAAAATACTGCCATGTATTATGATGTGGTAAACTTTGCTAGAACCTTGACTGTACCGGGTTGGTATTCATGGGGATATAACGATAATGTATGTCCACCAACTTCGATGTTTGCAGCTTACAATCTGATCAGTTCCCAGAAAGAATTTCATCCATTTTTCGAGACCGGACATTGGACATTCCCTGAACAGCACCAGATCGCTACCAATTGGCTTTTTGAAAAACTGGAAATAGGTGCAGTGAAGTGA
- a CDS encoding NHL repeat-containing protein, whose protein sequence is MKNDIVNSVSVVGHGAYRYKVNKHWGNLDSNKFPVHHCHEMVQTGDGRLFMLNTAPKNNILIYSTKGTLLGTWTLGRTGVHGLTISTEGEKEYLWITDTEAHQVIKTDLEGNSCMILEYPDMIADYTEASLWKPTETAIAPNGDIYVADGYGLNYVVQYDREGQYIRHFGGSGKEDHHLDCCHGVAIDTREGKTAELLVTSRSEQAFKRFTLKGNYLGTVKLPGCWVCRPVIKGDLLYFAVIVTKDWFTYDGAVAILDLQNKVVSMPGANAPVYKAGELEAPESDYRTFLNPHDVCVDDDGNLYIPQWLSGKTYPVKLERI, encoded by the coding sequence ATGAAAAATGACATCGTAAATTCAGTCAGTGTGGTCGGACATGGTGCTTACAGGTATAAGGTCAACAAGCATTGGGGAAACTTGGACTCCAATAAATTTCCAGTACATCACTGCCATGAAATGGTTCAAACTGGTGATGGCAGGCTATTTATGCTGAATACAGCGCCCAAAAACAATATACTGATTTACAGTACGAAAGGAACATTGCTAGGCACTTGGACTTTAGGAAGGACAGGTGTACACGGTCTTACCATAAGTACGGAAGGGGAAAAGGAGTATTTATGGATTACTGATACAGAGGCGCATCAGGTTATCAAAACTGATCTGGAAGGAAACAGCTGTATGATACTGGAATACCCTGACATGATCGCTGATTATACGGAGGCTTCCTTGTGGAAACCGACAGAAACTGCGATTGCTCCGAATGGAGATATCTACGTGGCAGATGGATATGGATTAAACTACGTGGTACAGTATGATCGGGAAGGACAGTATATACGCCATTTCGGAGGAAGTGGCAAGGAAGACCATCACCTGGATTGCTGCCACGGGGTCGCCATTGATACAAGGGAAGGTAAAACAGCTGAATTGCTTGTGACTTCCCGCTCAGAGCAAGCCTTTAAGCGTTTCACCCTAAAGGGAAACTATCTTGGTACGGTCAAATTGCCCGGTTGCTGGGTCTGCAGGCCGGTAATCAAAGGAGATCTACTTTATTTTGCTGTCATCGTTACGAAAGACTGGTTTACCTACGACGGCGCAGTAGCGATTCTGGATCTTCAGAATAAGGTTGTTTCGATGCCGGGTGCCAACGCTCCTGTTTATAAAGCGGGTGAATTAGAGGCACCGGAAAGTGACTACCGTACTTTTCTGAATCCTCATGATGTATGTGTAGACGATGACGGCAACCTGTATATTCCGCAATGGCTTTCAGGGAAAACTTACCCGGTAAAACTGGAACGGATTTGA
- the uxuA gene encoding mannonate dehydratase: protein MKSLHQCWRWYGPNDPVKLSDIQQAGATGLVHALHHIPVGEVWSVEEIRQRQQLIQSQSKILAWEVVESVNVHESIKLGLADRDHYIVQYQQTLRNLSACGITTACYNFMPALDWTRTALDYTLANGAKALRFDWVALAAFDLYILKRPNAMYTYSHQVRSLADEYFFQLSEREKEILQHSILAGLPGTTDVLSLEEFEAHLDRYKEMDAERLKENLRYFLQQVIPVAEACGIKMCIHPDDPPYPIFDLPRIVSTEEDLTFIVNAVDSPANGITFCTGSLGPNAANDLAGIVERLGYRIHFVHLRNIQRQEEDSFYEAEHLGGDVDMLGVMQALVRESIKRKKAGSSDYQLPFRPDHGHQMLDDLQKDIIFPGYSAIGRLKGLAELRGMGMAVEQYEWQKMTVDSEVAD from the coding sequence ATGAAAAGTTTACATCAATGCTGGAGGTGGTACGGTCCCAATGACCCTGTAAAACTTTCAGACATTCAGCAGGCAGGTGCTACAGGACTTGTGCATGCCCTGCATCATATTCCGGTGGGAGAAGTATGGTCCGTAGAAGAAATCCGCCAACGGCAGCAGCTCATTCAAAGCCAAAGTAAAATATTGGCTTGGGAAGTGGTGGAAAGCGTCAATGTACACGAAAGCATCAAGCTTGGACTTGCTGACAGAGATCATTATATCGTGCAATACCAGCAGACGCTACGTAACCTTTCTGCCTGTGGCATTACGACGGCATGCTACAACTTTATGCCGGCATTGGACTGGACCCGAACAGCGCTTGATTATACATTGGCTAACGGTGCTAAAGCCCTGCGTTTTGATTGGGTTGCACTGGCAGCCTTTGACCTCTATATTCTGAAGCGACCTAACGCGATGTATACCTACAGCCATCAGGTTAGGTCATTGGCTGACGAGTATTTCTTTCAGTTAAGCGAAAGGGAAAAAGAAATACTTCAGCACAGCATTCTGGCAGGACTTCCGGGTACTACTGATGTCCTAAGCCTTGAGGAGTTTGAAGCACACCTTGACCGGTACAAGGAAATGGATGCCGAACGGCTTAAGGAAAATCTCCGTTATTTTCTGCAGCAGGTAATTCCTGTAGCTGAAGCCTGTGGCATCAAAATGTGTATTCACCCTGATGATCCGCCTTACCCTATTTTCGATCTGCCCCGCATTGTATCCACAGAAGAGGACCTAACCTTTATTGTCAATGCTGTTGACAGTCCTGCCAATGGCATTACTTTCTGTACCGGATCACTGGGTCCCAACGCTGCCAACGATCTGGCAGGAATTGTGGAACGGCTAGGCTATCGGATTCACTTTGTCCACCTAAGAAATATTCAGCGGCAAGAAGAAGATAGCTTTTATGAAGCAGAACATCTGGGCGGTGATGTGGATATGCTTGGGGTTATGCAAGCACTTGTCAGGGAATCCATCAAGCGAAAGAAGGCAGGCAGCAGTGATTACCAACTTCCATTCAGACCTGACCATGGACATCAAATGCTTGATGACTTGCAGAAGGACATTATTTTTCCCGGCTATTCGGCAATAGGAAGACTGAAAGGATTGGCTGAGTTACGGGGAATGGGAATGGCTGTGGAGCAATATGAATGGCAAAAAATGACAGTTGATTCTGAAGTGGCTGATTAA
- a CDS encoding carbohydrate deacetylase: MRTFFIKTIFLCLPFLSLTLHAQSSEKLIIRCDDIGISHAVNQAFERIAETGMPVSVAVIVNGPWFPEAVQLLKRYPNVSVGVHLTANSEWEYLRWGPILGRENVASLVDKDGYFKNEWIGNWQVPANMEELEKEFRAQIQKAQDAGLSLSFINGHMGVDKASDVHKQLIRQLGKEFDLLVSEQCDEVALQVNQEKYQDDSMLKRVEKEIRVNTGKMMLLVIHPGLDTIEMSALHLKGEAPSTEVAVSRNAETKMLTAKSFSRMLSRNKVQLINYSQLAQ; the protein is encoded by the coding sequence ATGAGAACGTTTTTTATCAAGACAATTTTTTTATGTCTTCCTTTCCTGAGTTTAACCTTGCATGCCCAGTCTTCTGAAAAACTGATCATCAGGTGTGATGATATTGGTATAAGTCATGCAGTTAATCAGGCATTTGAACGCATTGCAGAGACAGGTATGCCGGTATCAGTAGCCGTGATTGTCAATGGCCCTTGGTTTCCTGAAGCGGTTCAGCTCTTGAAACGTTATCCTAATGTGTCAGTGGGGGTACATTTAACGGCTAACTCTGAGTGGGAGTATTTGCGTTGGGGACCCATTTTGGGTAGAGAAAATGTAGCATCATTGGTGGATAAGGACGGCTACTTCAAAAATGAATGGATCGGAAACTGGCAAGTTCCCGCCAATATGGAAGAGCTGGAAAAAGAATTCAGGGCACAGATCCAGAAAGCGCAGGATGCGGGACTTTCCCTCAGTTTTATCAATGGGCATATGGGTGTGGATAAGGCTTCGGATGTTCATAAACAGCTCATTAGGCAATTGGGGAAAGAGTTTGACTTATTGGTTTCCGAACAGTGCGATGAAGTCGCCCTACAGGTTAATCAGGAAAAATACCAAGATGACTCAATGCTTAAAAGAGTGGAAAAAGAAATCAGGGTCAATACAGGGAAAATGATGCTCCTGGTGATTCATCCGGGGCTTGATACCATAGAAATGAGTGCACTTCATCTGAAAGGAGAAGCACCCTCAACAGAGGTGGCTGTATCCAGAAATGCTGAAACTAAAATGCTGACGGCTAAATCATTTTCAAGAATGCTGTCTAGAAATAAAGTACAACTAATCAATTACAGCCAATTAGCCCAGTAG
- a CDS encoding DUF4380 domain-containing protein — protein MWTRLTGFALLLLMGIFLPPDMRTILEKSETEIVLAPQHGGRIAQIYVRGRALLTDATEHDEYYGSIWWPSPQQQWVWPPPPAIDQASYEVAPVENGFILKSGDCLVTGLQLNKEYRLLSDSQLQVVYTATNVTDSDMEMAHWEVSRMPKNGRVIFPAGKAFEDKGNDQGFLFYQREADLQHLLTYDQQYFDFEIMEDALYLSGKKSKLLADGSDGWHAYLREGVAVVKVFEDTQLEALAPEQGEVEVYVSKEAPYLEMEQHSAYQLLKAGKSFRWEVNWLFIPYSETQMTAEEVAEMIRFEIEERKLNH, from the coding sequence ATGTGGACGAGATTGACAGGTTTTGCCCTGTTGTTATTGATGGGAATATTTTTACCTCCTGACATGCGAACTATATTAGAAAAAAGTGAAACTGAAATTGTGTTGGCACCTCAGCACGGAGGACGAATTGCACAGATATATGTAAGAGGAAGGGCATTGTTGACAGATGCGACAGAACATGATGAGTATTATGGCTCCATCTGGTGGCCCAGTCCGCAGCAGCAATGGGTTTGGCCTCCACCTCCAGCCATTGATCAGGCATCCTATGAGGTAGCACCTGTTGAGAACGGATTTATTTTAAAAAGTGGAGATTGCCTAGTAACAGGGTTGCAACTCAACAAGGAATACAGGCTTTTGTCTGACTCGCAATTGCAGGTAGTCTATACTGCTACCAATGTCACTGATTCGGATATGGAAATGGCACATTGGGAAGTAAGCAGAATGCCCAAGAATGGTCGGGTTATTTTTCCGGCAGGTAAAGCATTTGAAGACAAAGGCAACGACCAAGGTTTTCTGTTTTATCAAAGAGAGGCTGACTTGCAGCACCTGCTTACCTATGACCAGCAGTATTTTGATTTTGAAATTATGGAAGATGCCCTTTACCTGTCAGGAAAGAAATCAAAATTACTGGCGGACGGCAGTGACGGGTGGCATGCCTATCTGCGAGAAGGAGTGGCAGTTGTAAAAGTATTTGAGGATACGCAATTGGAAGCTTTGGCACCTGAACAAGGAGAAGTGGAAGTGTATGTAAGCAAAGAGGCACCCTATCTAGAAATGGAGCAGCATAGTGCCTATCAGCTTTTAAAGGCAGGCAAATCCTTTCGCTGGGAGGTAAACTGGCTTTTTATTCCTTATTCAGAAACCCAAATGACAGCAGAAGAGGTGGCAGAAATGATTAGATTTGAAATAGAAGAGAGAAAACTTAACCATTAA
- a CDS encoding amylo-alpha-1,6-glucosidase, with amino-acid sequence MTRKEFIHNSASVAAGYLMLPGILRANSLTQKPSILGNGIPSNLFPNLNLDHFIFSKSGSFMVVNYKDKATSHRLMLKTLRYEAIPYKWHKEWAGDYYEIALYKDGKELPYTLDYKPWSMELLTSNGKAVISFMDENTLYMGAEHLEVRMMPIQPYLWINPIENGKEIELSPNPGRIFHHFKTAKHTQMQLDYKEEVRNTDAHLNYISFKAEKGKLCFGFREGRISTKWPTPIPDAEEVITQNKADIDQWMDKMPNVPVALEASAKTAWYMLYAFQVQAIGKYTHPMIVCSKNSWLTRVWGWDNCFHAMAVAQADQELAWGQLKTFFDNQLPNGAIPDSISDLNTNQYCIKPPVYGWTISQLIKQYGWDKALPHLQELYEPLGKLTNYWYNFRDPQQHMHCRYFHGNDSGWDNATAFDYGTPLAGADLVAYLTIQLEVLAEIAQKLNKKEEAKMWKEKANKQLKVIKRDFIKDQHFVHLDADGKPVKTNSLLHYIPLLLAKRLPENVTDTLVKELGIGGHFLTEYGFASEAINSPEYTTDGYWRGPIWAPPNYQLFTALLELGETDLARTVAERYCNTYKKYPTFNENNNALTGEGLQAPGVSWTASAFILMASWLEKNA; translated from the coding sequence ATGACGAGAAAGGAATTTATCCATAACAGTGCTTCTGTAGCTGCCGGTTACCTCATGTTGCCCGGTATACTGAGAGCAAACAGCCTGACTCAAAAGCCAAGTATTTTAGGAAATGGTATACCTTCTAACCTGTTTCCTAATCTCAATCTTGATCATTTTATTTTCAGTAAATCTGGCTCCTTTATGGTAGTCAATTACAAAGACAAGGCAACCTCGCACCGACTGATGCTCAAGACGCTCCGCTATGAAGCCATTCCATATAAGTGGCACAAAGAGTGGGCAGGTGATTACTACGAGATTGCTCTATACAAAGACGGAAAGGAGTTGCCTTATACTTTGGACTACAAGCCTTGGTCTATGGAGCTTCTTACCTCAAACGGAAAGGCTGTAATCTCCTTTATGGATGAAAATACCCTGTACATGGGCGCTGAGCATCTGGAAGTGCGGATGATGCCGATTCAACCTTACCTTTGGATCAACCCTATTGAAAATGGAAAAGAGATAGAACTCTCACCCAATCCCGGCAGGATTTTTCATCATTTCAAAACGGCCAAGCACACCCAAATGCAACTGGACTACAAAGAGGAAGTCCGCAATACAGATGCCCACCTGAATTATATCAGTTTCAAGGCTGAAAAAGGTAAACTCTGTTTTGGTTTTAGGGAAGGTCGCATCTCCACCAAATGGCCGACACCAATTCCAGATGCTGAAGAAGTCATAACCCAGAACAAAGCTGATATTGACCAATGGATGGATAAAATGCCAAACGTACCCGTAGCCTTGGAAGCCTCGGCCAAAACAGCTTGGTACATGCTCTATGCCTTTCAGGTACAAGCTATCGGAAAATACACCCACCCTATGATTGTATGCTCCAAAAACAGTTGGCTCACAAGGGTATGGGGGTGGGACAACTGCTTTCATGCCATGGCAGTGGCACAGGCAGATCAGGAGTTGGCGTGGGGACAGCTCAAGACTTTCTTTGATAACCAATTGCCAAACGGAGCCATTCCGGACAGTATCAGTGACCTGAATACCAACCAGTACTGTATAAAACCTCCTGTTTACGGCTGGACAATCTCACAACTGATCAAGCAATACGGTTGGGACAAAGCACTTCCTCACCTTCAGGAACTGTATGAGCCATTGGGTAAACTGACAAATTATTGGTACAACTTTCGAGATCCGCAACAGCACATGCATTGCCGCTATTTTCATGGCAATGACAGCGGATGGGACAATGCCACCGCTTTTGACTATGGAACGCCACTAGCCGGTGCAGACTTGGTTGCTTACCTAACCATTCAGCTGGAAGTACTGGCAGAAATCGCCCAGAAACTCAATAAGAAAGAGGAAGCTAAAATGTGGAAAGAAAAAGCCAACAAGCAATTGAAAGTCATCAAAAGGGATTTTATCAAAGATCAGCATTTTGTGCATCTGGACGCTGATGGTAAACCAGTCAAAACCAACTCGCTGCTACATTATATTCCTCTGTTGCTTGCCAAACGGCTGCCCGAAAATGTGACGGATACTTTAGTAAAAGAATTGGGTATTGGCGGACATTTCCTGACCGAGTATGGTTTTGCTTCAGAGGCGATCAATAGCCCCGAATATACAACAGACGGCTACTGGAGAGGTCCTATCTGGGCACCACCCAACTACCAGTTGTTCACCGCGCTGCTGGAACTAGGCGAAACAGATTTGGCACGAACCGTTGCTGAACGCTACTGTAATACCTACAAGAAGTATCCAACCTTCAATGAAAACAACAATGCACTGACAGGAGAAGGACTACAGGCTCCGGGTGTCAGCTGGACGGCCTCAGCTTTTATCCTGATGGCTAGCTGGCTTGAAAAAAATGCCTGA
- a CDS encoding helix-turn-helix domain-containing protein, with translation MFFEKIPLTEKSPYLIRTFEVAYMDYPMHCHPEMELTLVEGSEGTRFIGDNMAPIGEMDLVLLGPNVPHQWRNTIGQLGKLDTFRLTVLHFDPVKLGKEWLEFSSMYHIRQLFHKAERGVLFGKQTIDLTKPLLAKLKASNQFESFLAFFQLLDCLSTAKDIQLLSSPLKEKAGADLGYKRIQSVMDYLHCHFQQNLSIGEVAEQVNMSVTAFAHFFKRRTGMTFSAFVNELRIGHVTKQLVTTDKQVAEICYEAGFSNLSYFNKVFRNIHGMSPRTFRSLYHQPYMSGYDQHFYLEKK, from the coding sequence ATGTTTTTTGAGAAAATACCGCTTACAGAAAAAAGCCCCTACCTGATCAGAACCTTTGAGGTGGCGTATATGGATTATCCGATGCATTGCCACCCTGAGATGGAGCTGACTCTTGTGGAAGGTAGCGAGGGAACACGTTTTATAGGGGACAATATGGCGCCCATCGGGGAAATGGATCTAGTTCTGTTGGGACCTAATGTGCCGCATCAATGGAGAAATACAATCGGTCAACTCGGGAAGCTTGATACTTTTAGGCTGACAGTCTTGCATTTTGATCCTGTAAAGCTGGGCAAAGAATGGCTGGAGTTTTCTTCCATGTACCATATCAGGCAACTTTTCCATAAGGCAGAAAGAGGTGTACTTTTTGGGAAGCAGACCATTGACCTGACTAAGCCTCTGTTGGCTAAGTTGAAAGCCTCCAACCAGTTTGAAAGTTTTCTAGCCTTTTTTCAGCTGCTTGATTGCCTGTCAACAGCAAAAGATATTCAGCTGCTGTCAAGCCCATTGAAGGAAAAAGCAGGAGCTGATTTGGGATATAAGCGTATCCAGTCTGTGATGGATTACCTGCACTGTCATTTTCAGCAAAACCTATCAATTGGAGAGGTAGCCGAGCAGGTGAATATGAGTGTCACAGCATTTGCTCATTTTTTCAAGAGGAGAACAGGTATGACGTTTTCAGCCTTTGTGAATGAACTTCGCATTGGCCATGTGACCAAACAGCTGGTCACGACAGATAAACAGGTTGCCGAAATCTGTTATGAGGCAGGATTCAGCAACCTGAGTTATTTCAATAAAGTGTTCAGAAATATTCATGGGATGTCACCCAGAACATTTCGGTCCCTGTACCATCAGCCCTACATGAGTGGTTATGACCAGCATTTCTATCTTGAAAAAAAATAG
- a CDS encoding phytanoyl-CoA dioxygenase family protein has protein sequence MLNIKMKKLTISQVTHYHQQGYLLYNEPLFEAADFERLHGIMEEHLLSKGNKKADELDTPHFHDSRLLDYLMHPAVLDKVEALIGPNIGLWSSHFICKDPKVGRRTPWHEDSAYWDGKFDRFDHIVTVWLALDRSTTENGCMGVIPETHKHGFSQYQKVDAAVNTFGEEIELEQNDLDKVVWFELEQGECSFHDSRIIHGANANTSFFRRCGYTMRYFSLDLQYNTALPEADKHKLWHCRGENTTGNPLIYL, from the coding sequence ATGCTAAATATTAAAATGAAAAAACTGACAATTTCTCAAGTGACACACTACCATCAGCAAGGTTATTTGCTATACAATGAGCCTTTGTTTGAGGCTGCCGATTTTGAAAGACTACATGGTATTATGGAAGAACATCTGCTGAGCAAGGGAAACAAAAAGGCAGACGAACTCGACACCCCCCACTTCCATGACAGCAGGCTGTTGGACTACCTAATGCACCCTGCAGTACTGGATAAAGTGGAAGCCCTGATCGGACCTAATATCGGGCTGTGGTCAAGTCATTTTATATGCAAAGATCCCAAGGTCGGGCGCCGTACCCCATGGCATGAGGATAGCGCCTATTGGGATGGTAAATTTGACCGTTTTGACCATATCGTAACAGTCTGGCTGGCACTAGACCGCTCTACGACTGAAAATGGCTGTATGGGCGTAATTCCCGAAACACATAAACACGGATTTTCGCAATATCAAAAGGTAGATGCTGCTGTCAATACCTTCGGGGAAGAAATTGAGCTTGAGCAAAATGATCTCGATAAGGTGGTCTGGTTCGAGTTGGAGCAAGGCGAATGCTCATTCCATGATAGCCGGATTATTCATGGTGCCAACGCCAATACAAGCTTTTTTCGCAGGTGCGGCTATACGATGCGCTATTTTAGTCTGGATTTGCAATACAACACCGCTTTACCTGAAGCAGATAAGCATAAACTTTGGCACTGCCGGGGCGAGAATACCACCGGCAATCCTTTGATCTACCTGTAG